In Kitasatospora gansuensis, a genomic segment contains:
- a CDS encoding helix-turn-helix transcriptional regulator, whose protein sequence is MTTTTTARTELAAFLRSRRERISPEQVGLPVVGRRRTPGLRREEVALLSAVGVTWYTWLEQGRDIQVSAQVLDAVARALQLDPTERSHLFVLAGSEDPVARPECPTVTPAVRLLLEQLAPYPAAVINSRYDVLAFNRSYHWLAGDLEELPFEERNLMWLVFTGGTFAQRLVDQDTDRQGMVARFRAAMADHGAEPAWKTLLHRLRTASPDFEELWGRHEVAAAGNGVKRFLVPEAGLIRFEYTSLWLGPRPGSRLVTYTPRDQESREKLLRLDAEPSGGQ, encoded by the coding sequence ATGACCACGACCACCACCGCCCGCACCGAACTGGCCGCCTTCCTGCGCAGCCGCCGCGAACGGATCTCCCCCGAGCAGGTCGGCCTCCCGGTGGTCGGCCGGCGCCGGACGCCGGGGCTGCGCCGGGAGGAGGTTGCGCTGCTCTCGGCGGTCGGGGTCACCTGGTACACCTGGCTGGAGCAGGGCCGCGACATCCAGGTCTCGGCCCAGGTGCTGGACGCGGTGGCCCGGGCGCTGCAGCTCGACCCGACCGAGCGGAGCCACCTGTTCGTGCTGGCGGGCAGCGAGGACCCGGTGGCGCGGCCGGAGTGCCCGACCGTCACCCCGGCGGTCCGGCTGCTGCTGGAGCAGCTGGCGCCCTACCCGGCGGCGGTGATCAACAGCAGGTACGACGTGCTGGCCTTCAACCGCTCCTACCACTGGCTGGCCGGTGATCTGGAGGAGCTCCCGTTCGAGGAGCGCAACCTGATGTGGCTGGTCTTCACGGGCGGCACCTTCGCTCAGCGGCTGGTGGACCAGGACACGGACCGGCAGGGAATGGTCGCCCGGTTCCGGGCCGCGATGGCCGACCACGGGGCCGAACCGGCCTGGAAGACGCTGCTGCACCGGCTGCGCACCGCCTCGCCGGACTTCGAGGAGCTGTGGGGCCGCCACGAGGTCGCGGCGGCGGGCAACGGGGTCAAGCGGTTCCTGGTCCCCGAGGCCGGGCTGATCCGGTTCGAGTACACCAGTCTCTGGCTCGGCCCCCGGCCCGGCAGCCGGCTGGTGACCTACACGCCGCGCGACCAGGAGAGCCGGGAGAAGCTGCTGCGGCTGGACGCTGAGCCGAGTGGGGGACAATGA
- a CDS encoding CopG family transcriptional regulator, protein MSEPTQTYSITMSREIAEAARARSGPAGLSAYVVAAVARQIERDNLSELIAVAEAEHGPITAEEIQRNRARLGRSREEQNDPGTGGA, encoded by the coding sequence ATGAGCGAGCCCACCCAGACGTACTCGATCACCATGTCCCGAGAGATCGCCGAGGCCGCACGGGCTCGCAGCGGCCCAGCCGGGCTCTCCGCATACGTCGTGGCAGCGGTCGCCCGTCAGATCGAACGGGACAACCTCAGCGAGCTCATCGCGGTCGCGGAGGCCGAGCACGGCCCCATCACGGCGGAGGAGATCCAGCGAAACCGCGCCCGCCTGGGGCGTTCACGTGAGGAGCAGAACGACCCGGGAACGGGCGGGGCCTGA
- a CDS encoding transcriptional regulator: MTELDPNLHHPTRLTVLAFLSGCQEAEFGAVRDYCQVSDSVLSKTAATLEELGYVKAKKGYVGKRPRTWLAATRAGRAALAGHLTALQQLAAAAAEAAGADR, encoded by the coding sequence GTGACCGAACTGGACCCGAACCTGCACCACCCCACCCGGCTGACGGTGCTGGCCTTCCTGAGCGGGTGTCAGGAGGCCGAGTTCGGCGCGGTGCGGGACTACTGCCAGGTCTCCGACTCGGTGCTGAGCAAGACCGCCGCCACCCTGGAGGAGCTCGGCTACGTCAAGGCCAAGAAGGGGTACGTGGGCAAGCGCCCGCGCACCTGGCTGGCCGCCACCCGGGCCGGCCGGGCCGCGCTGGCCGGACACCTGACGGCACTTCAGCAGCTGGCGGCCGCCGCCGCGGAGGCGGCCGGCGCCGACCGCTAG
- a CDS encoding alpha/beta fold hydrolase produces the protein MSNFSAPDGTSLSYHRSGQGAPLVCLPGGPMRDSAYFGDLGGLDAHRTLIRLDLRGTGDSAVPADPASYRCDRQVDDVEALREHLGLDTFDLLAHSAAGDLAVLYAARYPERISRLVLVTPAAGSLGLGEEPDDRAEAAALTAGEPWHPAALAALEATKQGVFDFAGFAPLIYGRWGAAEQEHVAQRAVQAHPELVGLYYADGAFDPSVTGAALASLTAPVLVLAGAYDGSPNPAFAARIAAAFPAGESAVLPAIGHFPWVGESADFVHAVREFLDR, from the coding sequence ATGTCGAACTTCTCCGCCCCTGACGGGACGTCGCTCAGCTACCACCGCTCCGGCCAGGGCGCCCCGCTGGTCTGCCTGCCCGGTGGCCCGATGCGCGATTCCGCGTACTTCGGCGACCTGGGCGGTCTCGACGCCCACCGCACCCTGATCCGGCTCGACCTGCGCGGCACCGGGGACTCCGCCGTGCCCGCCGACCCGGCGAGCTACCGCTGTGACCGCCAGGTCGACGACGTCGAGGCGCTCCGCGAGCACCTCGGCCTGGACACCTTCGACCTGCTCGCCCACTCCGCCGCCGGTGACCTGGCCGTGCTGTACGCCGCCCGGTACCCCGAGCGGATCTCCCGGCTGGTGCTGGTCACCCCGGCAGCGGGCTCGCTCGGGCTCGGCGAGGAGCCGGACGACCGGGCCGAGGCCGCCGCGCTGACGGCCGGTGAGCCCTGGCACCCCGCCGCACTGGCGGCCCTGGAGGCCACCAAGCAGGGCGTCTTCGACTTCGCGGGGTTCGCCCCGCTGATCTACGGCCGCTGGGGCGCCGCCGAACAGGAGCACGTCGCCCAGCGGGCCGTCCAGGCGCACCCCGAACTCGTCGGGCTCTACTACGCGGACGGCGCCTTCGACCCTTCGGTCACCGGGGCGGCGCTCGCTTCGCTGACCGCGCCGGTCCTGGTGCTCGCGGGCGCGTACGACGGCAGCCCGAACCCGGCCTTCGCGGCCCGGATCGCCGCCGCCTTCCCGGCCGGCGAGTCCGCCGTCCTGCCCGCGATCGGCCACTTCCCGTGGGTCGGCGAGTCGGCCGACTTCGTCCACGCCGTCCGGGAATTCCTCGACCGCTGA
- a CDS encoding ribonuclease domain-containing protein, whose translation MKRRLFVVLLLALGLSGCGGGGDAAAPASGWVPTSAAYADVCRTKLPVQARDTLALIAKGGPYPYRSDGIVFENREGRLPRMKGDYYHEYTVVTPGSPTRGARRIVTGSVGEQYWTADHYDSFEEIDARC comes from the coding sequence ATGAAACGCCGCCTGTTCGTCGTCCTGCTACTGGCTCTCGGGCTGTCCGGCTGTGGCGGTGGCGGGGACGCCGCCGCGCCGGCCTCCGGCTGGGTGCCGACCAGCGCCGCGTACGCCGATGTCTGCCGGACCAAGCTCCCGGTCCAGGCCAGGGACACCCTCGCGCTGATCGCCAAAGGCGGCCCGTACCCCTACCGCTCGGACGGGATCGTCTTCGAGAACCGCGAGGGCCGGCTGCCCCGGATGAAGGGCGACTACTACCACGAGTACACCGTGGTCACCCCGGGCTCGCCGACCCGGGGCGCCCGACGGATCGTCACCGGGTCGGTGGGGGAGCAGTACTGGACGGCGGACCACTACGACAGCTTCGAGGAGATCGACGCGCGCTGCTGA
- the ppdK gene encoding pyruvate, phosphate dikinase, translating into MPSEQKFVYSFTEGNKDLKDLLGGKGANLAEMTNLGLPVPPGFTITTEACKVFLETGSEPSSLHREISSHLESLEAEMGKQLGQADNPLLVSVRSGAKFSMPGMMDTVLNIGLSDASVLGLVAQSGNERFAWDSYRRLVQMFGKTVLGVDGELFEEALDEAKQAKGTENDLDLTAEDLKVLVETFKGIVLRETGREFPQEPREQMDLAIHAVFHSWNGDRARLYRRQERIPNDLGTAVNVCSMVFGNLGEDSGTGVAFTRDPSTGAVGVYGDYLSNAQGEDVVAGIRNTLQLADLEQLDKKSYDELMAIMQKLELHYRDLCDIEFTIERGKLWMLQTRIGKRTAAAAFRIAVQLVDQGLIDLDEALHRVTGGQLSQLMFPRFAPNAESKQISWGIAASPGAAVGKVVFDSYTAVKWSRSGEKVILVRRETNPDDLEGMIAAEGILTSRGGKTSHAAVVARGMGKTCVCGAEELEVDTKRRRMTTSDGLVIEEGDLVSIDGANGRVYLGEVPVLPSPVVEYFEGTLHAGADVQGGLVQAVHRLMSHADVRRRLAVRANADNAEDANRARRYGAQGIGLCRTEHMFLGEERRKEVEHLILADNDKDRELALSTLMPLQKGDFLELFQSMDGLPVTVRLLDPPLHEFLPDITELSVRVALAEARKDPNENDLRLLQAVHKLHEQNPMLGLRGVRLGLVIPGLFGMQVRAIAEAAAERKLAGGDPRPEVMIPLVGTVQELELVRDECERVLAEVASSTGVSLDIKLGTMIELPRAALTAGQIAEAAEFFSFGTNDLTQTVWGFSRDDVEASFFTAYLEKGIFGVSPFETIDRDGVGALVKHAVEAGRATRPDLKLGVCGEHGGDPESVHFFHEVGLDYVSCSPFRIPVARLEAGRAALETAGSDSR; encoded by the coding sequence GTGCCGTCCGAGCAGAAGTTTGTTTACTCCTTCACCGAAGGAAACAAGGACCTCAAGGACCTTCTTGGCGGCAAGGGTGCGAACCTCGCCGAGATGACCAACCTGGGTCTCCCCGTCCCTCCGGGGTTCACCATCACCACCGAGGCCTGCAAGGTCTTCCTGGAGACCGGCAGCGAGCCCTCATCGCTGCACCGGGAGATCAGCAGCCACCTGGAGTCCCTCGAAGCCGAGATGGGCAAGCAGCTCGGCCAGGCCGACAACCCGCTGCTGGTGTCGGTCCGCTCCGGGGCCAAGTTCTCCATGCCCGGCATGATGGACACCGTCCTGAACATCGGCCTCTCCGACGCCTCGGTGCTCGGCCTGGTCGCGCAGTCCGGCAACGAGCGGTTCGCCTGGGACTCGTACCGCCGGCTGGTCCAGATGTTCGGCAAGACCGTGCTGGGCGTCGACGGCGAGCTGTTCGAGGAGGCCCTGGACGAGGCCAAGCAGGCCAAGGGCACCGAGAACGACCTCGACCTGACCGCCGAGGACCTCAAGGTGCTGGTGGAGACCTTCAAGGGCATCGTGCTCCGCGAGACCGGCCGGGAGTTCCCGCAGGAGCCGCGCGAGCAGATGGACCTGGCGATCCACGCCGTCTTCCACTCCTGGAACGGCGATCGGGCCCGGCTCTACCGCCGCCAGGAGCGCATCCCGAACGACCTTGGCACGGCGGTCAACGTCTGCTCGATGGTCTTCGGCAACCTCGGCGAGGACTCCGGCACCGGTGTCGCGTTCACCCGCGACCCCTCCACCGGTGCGGTCGGCGTCTACGGCGACTACCTCTCCAACGCCCAGGGCGAGGACGTGGTGGCGGGCATCCGCAACACCCTCCAGCTGGCCGACCTGGAGCAGCTCGACAAGAAGTCGTACGACGAGCTGATGGCGATCATGCAGAAGCTCGAACTGCACTACCGCGACCTGTGCGACATCGAGTTCACCATCGAGCGCGGCAAGCTCTGGATGCTGCAGACCCGGATCGGCAAGCGCACCGCCGCCGCCGCGTTCCGGATCGCCGTCCAGCTGGTCGACCAGGGCCTGATCGACCTGGACGAGGCGCTGCACCGGGTGACGGGCGGTCAGCTCTCCCAGCTGATGTTCCCGCGGTTCGCGCCGAACGCCGAGTCCAAGCAGATCTCCTGGGGCATCGCGGCCTCGCCCGGTGCCGCGGTCGGCAAGGTGGTCTTCGACTCCTACACCGCGGTCAAGTGGTCCCGCTCCGGCGAGAAGGTGATCCTGGTCCGCCGGGAGACCAACCCGGACGACCTCGAGGGCATGATCGCGGCCGAGGGCATCCTGACCTCGCGCGGCGGCAAGACCTCGCACGCGGCCGTGGTGGCCCGCGGCATGGGCAAGACCTGTGTCTGCGGCGCCGAGGAGCTCGAGGTCGACACCAAGCGCCGCCGGATGACCACCTCCGACGGCCTGGTGATCGAGGAGGGCGACCTGGTCTCGATCGACGGGGCGAACGGCCGGGTCTACCTCGGCGAGGTACCGGTGCTGCCGTCCCCGGTGGTGGAGTACTTCGAGGGCACCCTGCACGCGGGCGCCGACGTCCAGGGCGGCCTGGTGCAGGCCGTGCACCGGCTGATGTCGCACGCCGACGTCCGCCGCCGGCTCGCGGTCCGCGCCAACGCCGACAACGCCGAGGACGCCAACCGTGCCCGCCGGTACGGCGCGCAGGGCATCGGCCTGTGCCGCACCGAGCACATGTTCCTCGGTGAGGAGCGCCGCAAGGAGGTCGAGCACCTGATCCTGGCGGACAACGACAAGGACCGGGAGCTCGCGCTCTCCACCCTGATGCCGCTGCAGAAGGGTGACTTCCTGGAGCTGTTCCAGTCGATGGACGGGCTCCCGGTGACGGTGCGTCTGCTCGACCCGCCGCTGCACGAGTTCCTGCCGGACATCACCGAGCTGTCGGTGCGCGTCGCCCTCGCCGAGGCCCGCAAGGACCCGAACGAGAACGACCTGCGACTGCTCCAGGCGGTGCACAAGCTGCACGAGCAGAACCCGATGCTGGGTCTGCGCGGCGTCCGGCTCGGCCTGGTCATCCCCGGCCTGTTCGGGATGCAGGTCCGGGCGATCGCGGAGGCGGCGGCCGAGCGCAAGCTGGCCGGCGGCGACCCGCGCCCCGAGGTGATGATCCCGCTGGTCGGCACCGTGCAGGAGCTGGAGCTGGTCCGGGACGAGTGCGAGCGGGTACTCGCCGAGGTGGCCTCCTCCACCGGGGTGTCGCTGGACATCAAGCTGGGCACGATGATCGAGCTGCCGCGTGCGGCGCTGACCGCCGGTCAGATCGCCGAGGCCGCCGAGTTCTTCTCGTTCGGCACCAACGACCTGACCCAGACCGTCTGGGGCTTCTCCCGGGACGACGTGGAGGCCTCGTTCTTCACGGCCTACCTGGAGAAGGGCATCTTCGGGGTCAGCCCGTTCGAGACCATCGACCGGGACGGCGTCGGCGCGCTGGTCAAGCACGCCGTCGAGGCCGGCCGGGCCACCCGCCCCGACCTCAAGCTCGGCGTCTGCGGCGAGCACGGCGGCGACCCGGAGTCGGTGCACTTCTTCCACGAGGTGGGTCTGGACTACGTGTCCTGCTCCCCCTTCCGGATTCCGGTGGCGCGCCTGGAGGCAGGCCGCGCCGCCCTCGAGACCGCGGGCAGCGACTCGCGCTGA
- a CDS encoding ADP-ribosylglycohydrolase family protein, which yields MTPSYQALQGLSVGDAFGAQFFVPANRPYLNDRQLPPAPWPWTDDTEMACSVYACWTERGALDSSDLIHSFARRHDFDRGYGPAANRLLRLIREGGDARALAAGLFDGQGSFGNGAAMRVAPLGAAFGADPAAVVGPATVSAVVTHTHPQGVAGAVAVAVAAAYAVRARVEPTTPVRFLTDVRGLTPPGAVHAGIGEAIALLGEPDHRTAAQVLGNGSRTSAADTVPFALWAAARNLGDFEAALWETVWAGGDVDTTAAIVGGVVAAHTGTAGIPAAWLAAVEPLPAWAGAR from the coding sequence ATGACTCCCTCCTACCAGGCCCTGCAGGGCCTCTCTGTCGGCGACGCCTTCGGCGCCCAGTTCTTCGTCCCCGCCAACCGCCCGTACCTGAACGACCGTCAGCTCCCGCCCGCACCGTGGCCGTGGACCGACGACACCGAGATGGCCTGTTCGGTGTACGCCTGCTGGACCGAGCGCGGGGCGCTGGACAGCTCCGACCTCATCCACTCCTTTGCTCGGCGGCACGACTTCGACCGGGGCTACGGCCCGGCCGCCAACCGGCTGTTGCGGCTGATCCGGGAGGGTGGGGACGCCCGGGCGCTGGCCGCCGGGTTGTTCGACGGGCAGGGTTCGTTCGGCAACGGTGCCGCGATGCGGGTCGCTCCGCTCGGGGCGGCCTTCGGCGCCGACCCGGCCGCCGTGGTCGGGCCCGCGACGGTCAGTGCCGTGGTGACCCATACCCATCCGCAGGGCGTGGCGGGGGCGGTCGCCGTTGCGGTGGCCGCCGCCTACGCGGTCCGGGCCAGGGTCGAACCCACCACCCCCGTACGGTTTCTGACGGATGTGCGGGGCCTGACGCCGCCCGGGGCGGTGCACGCCGGGATCGGTGAGGCGATCGCGCTGCTGGGCGAGCCCGACCACCGTACGGCCGCGCAGGTGCTCGGCAACGGGAGCCGGACCAGTGCCGCCGACACCGTGCCGTTCGCGCTCTGGGCGGCGGCGCGGAACCTGGGCGACTTCGAGGCCGCGCTCTGGGAGACCGTGTGGGCCGGCGGCGATGTGGACACCACGGCCGCGATCGTCGGCGGCGTCGTGGCCGCGCACACCGGCACAGCCGGTATCCCGGCCGCCTGGCTGGCCGCCGTCGAACCGCTGCCCGCCTGGGCCGGGGCGCGGTAA
- a CDS encoding phospholipase D-like domain-containing protein, with amino-acid sequence MRIRRTAMAAVLALGVSLLGVPGTAAAAEDAVTLSTTFNDPIGTSSRMNAIRDQLISLIKRTPPGEEIRGTVFLFTDDAVRNALLEAKKNGVKVMVILDHQSDNTAEGGEFEHLRDGMDPVNHPELGLGGAVFSEGSWVMTCPATRACIGDRDLNGDDDGGVPINHNKFFLFSKVGSTPNVVFQTSANLTGTKNVTYYNNAVTIPDAKLYASYAGYFQDLRTMGKTWNGNDNYYRTEDVGAYKTYFFPRHETGGTYKTDPDTDTVVSLLSNVSCPKQGPKTQVRVAMYAFTRPQVADSLTRLKSEGCQVEVVQHDEVDPETKGKTLGDAVREKLGAPGAIDHFATCFGHADNADGTTRRVGVHSKYLLVEGTYRDVAGSKVVFTGSHNYTFPNLRSNDETLLKISNSAVHDAFKANFETVKASRICTG; translated from the coding sequence ATGCGCATCCGTCGCACCGCGATGGCGGCCGTCCTGGCACTGGGGGTGTCGCTGCTCGGCGTGCCCGGCACGGCGGCGGCCGCCGAGGACGCCGTCACGCTCAGCACGACCTTCAACGACCCGATCGGGACCAGCAGCCGGATGAACGCGATCCGGGACCAGCTGATCTCGCTGATCAAGCGCACGCCGCCCGGGGAGGAGATCCGCGGCACCGTGTTCCTGTTCACCGACGACGCCGTCCGGAACGCCCTGCTGGAGGCGAAGAAGAACGGCGTCAAGGTCATGGTCATCCTGGACCACCAGTCCGACAACACCGCGGAGGGCGGGGAGTTCGAGCACCTCAGGGACGGGATGGACCCGGTCAACCACCCCGAACTCGGCCTCGGCGGCGCCGTGTTCTCCGAAGGCTCCTGGGTGATGACCTGCCCGGCGACCCGGGCCTGCATCGGTGACCGGGACCTGAACGGTGACGACGACGGGGGCGTCCCGATCAACCACAACAAGTTCTTCCTGTTCTCGAAGGTCGGCTCCACCCCGAACGTGGTCTTCCAGACCTCGGCCAACCTCACCGGCACCAAGAACGTCACCTACTACAACAACGCCGTCACCATCCCGGACGCCAAGCTCTACGCGTCCTACGCCGGGTACTTCCAGGACCTGCGGACGATGGGTAAGACCTGGAACGGGAACGACAACTACTACCGGACCGAGGACGTGGGCGCGTACAAGACGTACTTCTTCCCGCGCCACGAGACCGGCGGCACCTACAAGACCGACCCGGACACCGACACCGTCGTCTCGCTGCTCTCCAACGTCTCCTGTCCCAAGCAGGGGCCGAAGACCCAGGTCCGGGTGGCGATGTACGCCTTCACCCGGCCGCAGGTCGCCGACTCGCTGACCAGGCTCAAGAGCGAGGGCTGCCAGGTCGAGGTGGTCCAGCACGACGAGGTCGACCCGGAGACCAAGGGCAAGACGCTCGGCGACGCCGTCCGCGAGAAGCTCGGCGCACCCGGCGCCATCGACCACTTCGCGACCTGCTTCGGCCACGCCGACAACGCGGACGGCACCACCCGGCGGGTCGGTGTGCACTCCAAGTACCTGCTGGTCGAGGGGACTTACCGGGACGTCGCCGGGAGCAAGGTGGTCTTCACCGGGAGTCACAACTACACCTTCCCCAACCTGCGGTCCAACGACGAGACCCTGCTGAAGATCAGTAACAGCGCGGTCCACGACGCCTTCAAGGCCAACTTCGAGACCGTCAAGGCGAGCCGGATCTGCACCGGCTGA
- a CDS encoding MFS transporter: MTQQLTLPQLAPSRSLLSTAGLATVLLGAFLPSLDFFVVNVALPTIEHDLSAGPAVLELIAAGYGISFAVLLVLGGRLGDAIGRRRLFLYGAVAFALTSLVCGLAPDAWSLVAGRAAQGAAAALLIPQVLGTITAATDGHRRARALSVYGAAGGVAVVAGQVLGGLLVAADLFGTGWRSVFLLNVPFALLAALLALRHVPESRADRATGVDLPGTALLTLALLALFVPLTEGRALGWPVWCRLLLAAFPFLAWAFVRVELRTERAGAVPLLPFSLLRLPEMRRGLGIALPYFTGFGGFMFVIAVLLQQGLGLGPVPAGWTLVPMAVGYFCASLAGPRLVGRFGSRVITAGAVVQALGLTTLAATALTTDLTPLRMLPGIALAGIGQGLIGTPLFRVVLSRIPTTRAGVGSGVLATTQQSSLALGVATLGTLYLALAPALGFGRALAVVLGVQTCGSVAILLLSLRLPRSVA, translated from the coding sequence GTGACTCAGCAACTGACGCTCCCCCAGCTCGCACCGTCCCGTTCCCTGCTCTCCACCGCCGGGCTCGCCACCGTCCTGCTCGGGGCCTTCCTCCCCTCGCTGGACTTCTTCGTCGTCAACGTCGCCCTGCCCACCATCGAGCACGACCTCAGCGCCGGGCCCGCCGTGCTGGAGCTGATCGCCGCCGGGTACGGGATCTCGTTCGCCGTCCTGCTGGTGCTCGGCGGCCGCCTCGGCGACGCGATCGGCCGCCGCCGGCTCTTCCTGTACGGCGCGGTCGCCTTCGCGCTCACCTCGCTGGTCTGCGGCCTGGCCCCGGACGCCTGGAGCCTGGTGGCCGGACGGGCCGCCCAGGGTGCGGCCGCCGCCCTGCTGATCCCACAGGTGCTCGGCACCATCACCGCCGCCACCGACGGCCACCGCCGGGCCCGGGCGCTCAGCGTGTACGGCGCGGCGGGCGGGGTGGCGGTGGTGGCCGGCCAGGTGCTCGGCGGGCTGCTGGTCGCCGCCGACCTGTTCGGTACCGGCTGGCGCTCGGTCTTCCTGCTGAACGTCCCGTTCGCGCTGCTGGCCGCCCTGCTGGCGCTCCGTCACGTCCCGGAGAGCCGCGCCGACCGGGCCACCGGGGTCGACCTGCCCGGCACCGCGCTGCTCACCCTCGCCCTGCTCGCGCTGTTCGTCCCGCTGACCGAGGGGCGGGCGCTCGGGTGGCCGGTGTGGTGCCGGCTGCTGCTGGCCGCCTTCCCCTTCCTCGCCTGGGCCTTCGTCCGGGTCGAGCTGCGCACCGAGCGGGCCGGAGCCGTACCGCTGCTGCCCTTCTCGCTGCTCCGGCTCCCCGAGATGCGGCGCGGCCTCGGCATCGCACTCCCCTACTTCACCGGCTTCGGCGGCTTCATGTTCGTGATCGCCGTCCTGCTCCAACAGGGCCTCGGCCTCGGCCCGGTGCCGGCGGGCTGGACGCTGGTCCCGATGGCCGTCGGCTACTTCTGCGCCTCGCTCGCCGGCCCCCGGCTGGTCGGCCGGTTCGGCAGCCGGGTGATCACGGCCGGAGCGGTGGTCCAGGCCCTCGGCCTCACCACCCTCGCCGCCACCGCCCTGACCACCGACCTCACCCCGCTCCGGATGCTCCCCGGCATCGCCCTCGCGGGCATCGGCCAGGGCCTGATCGGCACCCCCCTCTTCCGGGTCGTCCTCTCCCGCATCCCCACCACCCGAGCCGGCGTCGGCAGCGGCGTCCTCGCCACCACCCAACAGTCCAGCCTCGCCCTGGGCGTGGCCACCCTCGGCACCCTCTACCTCGCGCTGGCCCCCGCCCTCGGCTTCGGCCGGGCGCTGGCGGTGGTGCTCGGGGTGCAGACCTGCGGGTCGGTGGCGATCCTGCTGCTCAGCCTGCGGCTGCCGCGCTCGGTGGCCTGA
- the dusB gene encoding tRNA dihydrouridine synthase DusB: MTTTPVAPTPEFKPLNIGPMEVWPPVVLAPMAGITNAPFRTLCREQSGGKGLYVSEMITTRALVERNAKTMQLIHFDPSEKPRSIQLYGVDPVTVGKAAKMIAAEGLADHIDLNFGCPVPKVTRKGGGSALPYKRNLLREILREAVANAGDLPVTMKMRKGINDEHLTYLDAGRIGAEEGVSAIALHGRTAAQHYGGTADWSAIARLRESVPAHVPVLGNGDIWAAEDAIRMMRETGCDGVVVGRGCLGRPWLFKDLVQIFEGEVDYARPAFADVARAMVRHAELLGEWMGDETRGVVDFRKHVAWYTKGFSVGSELRVKLAMSSSLAELTETLAQVEQTQLWPESADGPRGRTSGNNRVVLPEGWLDDPYDCAIPSADAESDTSGG; encoded by the coding sequence ATGACGACCACGCCCGTTGCACCGACGCCCGAGTTCAAGCCGTTGAACATCGGGCCGATGGAGGTCTGGCCGCCCGTGGTGCTGGCGCCGATGGCCGGGATCACCAACGCCCCGTTTCGCACCCTGTGCCGGGAGCAGAGCGGCGGCAAGGGCCTGTACGTGAGCGAGATGATCACCACCCGGGCACTGGTCGAGCGGAACGCCAAGACCATGCAGCTGATCCACTTCGACCCGAGCGAGAAGCCGCGCTCGATCCAGCTGTACGGGGTGGACCCGGTCACCGTCGGCAAGGCGGCCAAGATGATCGCGGCCGAGGGCCTGGCCGACCACATCGACCTCAACTTCGGCTGCCCGGTGCCCAAGGTGACCCGCAAGGGCGGCGGCTCGGCGCTGCCGTACAAGCGGAACCTGCTGCGCGAGATCCTCCGCGAGGCGGTGGCCAACGCGGGTGACCTGCCGGTCACCATGAAGATGCGCAAGGGCATCAACGACGAGCACCTGACCTACCTGGACGCCGGGCGGATCGGTGCCGAGGAGGGGGTGTCGGCGATCGCGCTGCACGGCCGGACCGCCGCCCAGCACTACGGCGGCACCGCCGACTGGTCGGCGATCGCCCGGCTGCGCGAGTCCGTCCCGGCGCACGTGCCGGTGCTCGGCAACGGGGACATCTGGGCGGCCGAGGACGCGATCCGGATGATGCGCGAGACCGGCTGCGACGGCGTGGTGGTCGGGCGCGGCTGCCTGGGGCGGCCGTGGCTGTTCAAGGACCTGGTGCAGATCTTCGAGGGCGAGGTCGACTACGCCCGGCCGGCCTTCGCCGACGTGGCCCGCGCGATGGTGCGGCACGCCGAGCTGCTGGGCGAGTGGATGGGCGACGAGACGCGCGGTGTGGTCGACTTCCGCAAGCACGTCGCCTGGTACACCAAGGGCTTCTCGGTCGGCTCCGAGCTCCGGGTGAAGCTGGCGATGTCGAGTTCACTGGCCGAACTCACCGAGACGCTGGCCCAGGTCGAGCAGACCCAGCTCTGGCCGGAGAGCGCCGACGGTCCGCGCGGCCGGACCAGCGGCAACAACCGGGTGGTACTCCCCGAGGGCTGGTTGGACGATCCGTACGACTGCGCCATCCCTAGTGCGGACGCCGAATCGGACACTTCCGGCGGCTGA